From Ancylobacter pratisalsi, one genomic window encodes:
- a CDS encoding DUF5343 domain-containing protein, translated as MPVTKNAPGPYAPTVSVLSLVERFRNKGMPTPINAEVLSRAGISDSLNSRTLYALQCLDLIDAEGRPTQTFERLRLAPESEYRSCLVEWLNSAYADVLTYVDPARADETEIRDAFRGYNPVGQQDRMVTLFLGLFEAAGVISERKSKRLKPASRNSDSGRRSKPAASSGMSERRGIEGEVEKTRLEENSVKPDRNGHNSVSKRHPFIEGLLATLPEEGKEWPHKDRIKWLMLAANAFSLIYKGEDEEIQIKTAPKQI; from the coding sequence ATGCCGGTTACCAAAAATGCCCCAGGACCTTACGCACCAACGGTGTCGGTCCTGTCTCTGGTCGAGCGATTTCGAAATAAGGGAATGCCTACCCCTATCAACGCGGAAGTACTCTCTCGTGCTGGGATCTCTGACAGCCTGAATTCACGGACGCTGTACGCATTGCAGTGCCTCGATCTTATCGACGCCGAAGGGCGGCCAACGCAGACTTTTGAGAGACTGCGCCTTGCCCCCGAAAGCGAGTACCGAAGCTGCTTGGTTGAGTGGCTCAATTCCGCGTACGCAGACGTTCTTACATACGTCGACCCGGCAAGAGCCGACGAAACCGAGATACGCGACGCTTTTCGCGGTTATAATCCGGTAGGACAGCAGGACAGAATGGTCACGCTGTTTCTCGGGCTTTTTGAGGCTGCTGGTGTAATTTCCGAGCGTAAATCTAAACGGCTAAAGCCCGCTAGCAGAAACAGTGACTCCGGCCGGCGCTCTAAGCCAGCAGCGTCAAGCGGCATGTCAGAAAGGCGCGGAATCGAAGGGGAAGTAGAAAAAACTCGTCTCGAAGAAAATAGTGTTAAGCCGGACCGTAATGGGCATAATTCCGTTTCAAAAAGGCACCCCTTCATAGAGGGACTTCTTGCCACGCTTCCCGAGGAGGGCAAGGAGTGGCCCCATAAAGATCGTATTAAATGGCTTATGCTTGCAGCTAATGCATTTTCGCTCATCTACAAAGGTGAAGATGAGGAGATTCAAATAAAAACGGCCCCCAAGCAGATCTAG
- a CDS encoding serine hydrolase domain-containing protein: MKRRTLLAAPFLLLTSSLGRAQALPAPTPAPPPAEASPAALAPILDRAAALEPLRTVLVAHEGARVAARAYHGARLDSPTNIKSASKSIVSALIGIAIDKGVLEGVDQKIAPLLARDLPADPDPRLGEVTLGNLLSMQAGLERTSGPNYGRWVASGNWVRAALVRPFVDAPGGAMLYSTGSTHLLSAILTRASGRSTLALAREWLGPIEGFSIASWARDPQGIYFGGNQMAMTPASLLAFAECYRNEGRNAAGAAVVPREWIAQSWRVRTFSRFTGDGYGYGWFTREIAGARVHYGWGYGGQMLYVAPARGVSMVMTSDPTSPSGHTGHRDATHALAGSILETLG; this comes from the coding sequence ATGAAACGCCGTACACTCCTCGCCGCCCCGTTCCTGCTGCTCACATCCTCGCTCGGGCGTGCCCAGGCGCTGCCCGCGCCGACGCCCGCTCCCCCGCCCGCTGAAGCCTCGCCGGCCGCGCTCGCCCCCATCCTCGACCGTGCCGCCGCGCTCGAACCGTTGCGCACCGTCCTCGTTGCGCATGAGGGCGCCCGCGTCGCCGCGCGCGCCTATCACGGCGCTCGGCTCGATTCCCCCACCAACATCAAGTCGGCCTCCAAGAGCATCGTCTCGGCCCTCATTGGCATCGCCATCGACAAGGGCGTGCTGGAAGGGGTGGACCAGAAGATCGCGCCGCTGCTCGCGCGCGACCTGCCGGCCGATCCCGATCCGCGCCTCGGTGAGGTCACGCTGGGCAATCTGCTCTCCATGCAGGCGGGGCTGGAGCGGACCTCGGGGCCGAATTACGGACGCTGGGTGGCGAGCGGCAACTGGGTGCGCGCCGCGCTGGTGCGGCCCTTCGTCGACGCGCCGGGCGGGGCGATGCTCTATTCCACCGGGTCGACGCATCTGCTCTCCGCCATTCTCACCCGCGCCAGCGGGCGCTCGACCCTGGCCTTGGCGCGGGAGTGGCTGGGGCCGATCGAGGGGTTCTCCATCGCCTCCTGGGCGCGCGACCCGCAGGGCATCTATTTCGGCGGCAACCAGATGGCGATGACGCCCGCCTCGCTGCTCGCCTTCGCCGAGTGCTACCGCAATGAGGGGCGCAATGCCGCCGGCGCGGCGGTGGTGCCGCGGGAGTGGATCGCGCAGAGCTGGCGCGTGCGCACCTTCTCGCGCTTCACCGGGGATGGGTACGGCTATGGCTGGTTCACGCGCGAGATCGCGGGCGCGCGCGTGCACTATGGCTGGGGCTATGGCGGGCAGATGCTCTATGTGGCGCCCGCGCGCGGGGTCAGCATGGTCATGACCTCCGATCCCACGAGCCCCAGCGGCCACACTGGTCACCGTGACGCTACTCACGCTCTGGCCGGATCGATCCTCGAAACGCTGGGGTGA
- a CDS encoding ABC transporter permease translates to MKTGAFQRVMFAIYIAIFFLYLLGPLAVMGVSSFNTSQYPQVWPFEGFTLSWFSDLFADQDMMYGLQMSVWIGLLVVAISVPVGLAGAIVMTQIQPRIRSTYYLVVVSPVLTPGIIIGISTVVFWRQFTGVTGTRFLYDGVVLTVLGQASFISAYCMLIILARLQRFDRAQEEAALDLGASYPQVFRHILLPFLKPALFSAGVLAFLSSFENYNTTTFSILADKTLTTVLAGRVRQGSTPAISALAVMIVAATLAGALVYEVVKRRADAAAARRQRAAIAAEETELSGDAGAVLA, encoded by the coding sequence ATGAAGACCGGGGCGTTTCAGCGCGTCATGTTCGCGATTTATATCGCGATATTCTTCCTGTACCTGCTCGGCCCGCTGGCGGTTATGGGTGTGTCGTCCTTCAACACATCGCAATACCCGCAGGTCTGGCCGTTCGAAGGGTTCACGCTGTCCTGGTTCTCGGATCTCTTCGCCGATCAGGACATGATGTACGGGTTGCAGATGAGCGTGTGGATCGGGCTGCTTGTGGTGGCGATCTCGGTGCCCGTGGGGCTGGCCGGCGCCATCGTGATGACGCAGATTCAGCCTCGCATTCGTTCGACCTATTATCTCGTCGTAGTGTCACCGGTGCTCACGCCAGGCATCATCATCGGCATCTCGACGGTGGTGTTCTGGCGGCAGTTTACCGGGGTGACCGGCACCCGCTTTCTGTATGACGGGGTGGTGCTGACCGTTCTCGGCCAGGCGAGCTTCATTTCCGCCTATTGCATGCTGATCATCCTCGCCCGGCTGCAGCGCTTTGACCGTGCGCAGGAGGAAGCGGCACTCGACCTTGGCGCGTCCTATCCGCAGGTGTTCCGCCACATATTGTTGCCCTTTCTGAAGCCGGCGTTGTTCTCAGCCGGCGTGCTGGCCTTCCTGTCTTCCTTCGAGAACTACAACACGACCACCTTCTCCATTCTGGCCGACAAGACCCTGACCACCGTGCTGGCGGGTCGGGTACGCCAGGGCTCGACGCCCGCCATCAGTGCGCTGGCGGTGATGATTGTGGCGGCGACGCTTGCGGGGGCGTTGGTCTATGAGGTTGTGAAGCGTCGGGCGGACGCGGCAGCTGCGCGCCGCCAGCGCGCCGCGATTGCGGCCGAGGAGACGGAATTGTCGGGCGATGCCGGTGCCGTATTGGCGTGA
- a CDS encoding M48 family metalloprotease — MTLVLVCGAALVAASCASLDESRTADAKVPQPPPKLEETLTPTQRKEHERLVASYGGAYDDPKLQAMIQNTVTRLVAASERPDLNYRVTILNSPAINAFALPNGSLYVTRGLLALASDDSELASVLSHEMAHVIANHAATREDQMKQAVLVSRVISDVVNDADLGALALARSRISLASFSRGQELEADAIGVGISARAGFDPYGAERFLTTMGRQSSLRSSSSSMGQSASSPDQTDFLASHPATPERISIVTANAREYASPSKPGERDRKQYMEAIDGLVYGDDPKEGFIRGQRFFHPKLGFTFTAPGGFTLENTSQAVLGASTSGREALRLDAVRVTGDQSLAQYLSSGWIEGVEISSVETLVLNGFPAATAVARGDQWSFRMFAIRFGSDVYRLIFAARELTPELDRSFRAAAETFRRVSIEEADNVKPLRIRVVTAGITDTPEKLAARMDVQDRALERFLIINGLERGAKLSYGEQYKIIAE, encoded by the coding sequence ATGACGCTTGTCCTGGTCTGTGGAGCTGCTCTTGTCGCCGCTTCGTGCGCGAGCCTCGATGAATCGCGCACCGCCGATGCCAAGGTGCCCCAGCCTCCGCCGAAGCTCGAAGAGACGCTCACCCCTACGCAGCGCAAGGAACATGAGCGGCTGGTGGCGTCCTATGGCGGGGCCTATGACGACCCCAAGCTGCAGGCGATGATCCAGAACACCGTGACCCGGCTCGTCGCCGCCTCCGAGCGGCCGGACCTGAACTACCGGGTGACAATCCTCAATTCGCCCGCGATCAACGCCTTCGCGCTACCTAACGGATCGCTCTACGTGACCCGTGGCCTGCTGGCGCTGGCCTCCGACGATTCCGAACTCGCCTCCGTGCTGTCCCATGAGATGGCCCATGTCATCGCGAACCACGCGGCCACCCGCGAGGACCAGATGAAGCAGGCGGTGCTGGTGAGCCGGGTGATCTCCGATGTCGTCAACGATGCGGATCTCGGAGCGCTGGCTCTGGCGCGCAGCCGAATTTCCCTCGCCAGCTTCTCGCGCGGACAGGAACTCGAGGCGGACGCCATCGGCGTCGGCATCAGCGCGCGGGCGGGCTTTGATCCCTATGGCGCCGAGCGTTTCCTGACGACGATGGGCCGGCAGTCCTCGCTGCGTTCCAGCTCCTCCTCGATGGGCCAGAGCGCGAGTTCTCCCGATCAGACCGACTTCCTCGCCAGCCATCCGGCGACGCCGGAGCGGATTTCCATCGTGACGGCAAACGCGCGCGAATATGCATCGCCCAGCAAGCCGGGGGAGCGGGATCGCAAACAGTATATGGAGGCGATCGATGGCCTCGTGTATGGCGACGATCCCAAGGAAGGGTTTATCCGGGGGCAGCGCTTCTTCCATCCCAAGCTCGGCTTCACCTTCACGGCTCCGGGCGGCTTCACCCTGGAGAACACCTCGCAGGCCGTGCTTGGTGCCAGCACATCCGGGCGCGAGGCGTTGCGCCTCGATGCGGTGCGCGTCACCGGCGACCAGTCACTGGCGCAGTATCTTTCGTCCGGCTGGATCGAAGGGGTGGAGATATCCTCCGTCGAGACCCTGGTCCTGAACGGCTTCCCGGCCGCGACGGCGGTGGCGCGGGGTGATCAATGGTCGTTCCGCATGTTCGCCATTCGCTTCGGAAGCGATGTCTACCGGCTAATCTTCGCCGCGCGGGAGCTGACGCCCGAACTCGATCGTTCCTTCCGCGCAGCGGCGGAGACGTTCCGCCGGGTGTCGATTGAGGAAGCCGACAATGTGAAGCCGCTGCGCATCCGCGTGGTGACCGCGGGCATCACCGACACGCCGGAGAAGCTTGCCGCGCGCATGGACGTGCAGGACAGGGCGCTGGAGCGCTTCCTGATCATCAATGGCCTCGAGCGCGGCGCGAAGCTGTCCTACGGCGAGCAGTACAAGATCATCGCCGAATAG
- a CDS encoding ABC transporter permease: MSGPGGIALVFGLPIAVAFIFFALAAYERRMGIATGPGFFQRNGMAIGLYLVIAVSFWAFFIILLPQLAMVDMSFRPKLPPSQMGGPKDLYTLENYRYFLFGSTTSTEEWNWLHIKAFFLTIGASVAITLLNFAICYPLAFHMAQSATAARLRVLLLLLIIPYWVNEILRAFAFRVLLSSGGIINQMLMGVGAVNEPIDFLGADVGLYMGLSYAYLLMMIFPLYNAIESLDRNQIEAARDLGAPWWHIHAFVVMPHAKPGIASGCTLVFMLTAGALAAPLVLGGPRTLWFTPIVYDRFYQAFNWPQGAAYAFILLVSCIVFVLVVLKVFRLSLGEITR, translated from the coding sequence ATGAGTGGGCCCGGCGGCATAGCTCTCGTCTTCGGGCTGCCGATCGCGGTGGCGTTCATCTTCTTCGCGCTCGCCGCCTATGAGCGCCGTATGGGCATCGCGACCGGCCCCGGCTTCTTCCAGCGCAATGGAATGGCGATTGGCCTCTATCTGGTCATTGCGGTCAGCTTCTGGGCGTTTTTCATCATTCTGCTGCCGCAGCTGGCGATGGTGGACATGTCCTTCCGTCCCAAGCTGCCGCCGTCTCAGATGGGCGGACCCAAAGACCTCTACACGCTGGAGAACTATCGCTACTTCCTGTTCGGCTCGACCACGTCGACCGAAGAATGGAACTGGCTGCATATCAAGGCCTTCTTCCTCACGATCGGGGCGAGCGTCGCCATCACGCTGCTCAATTTCGCGATCTGCTACCCCCTAGCCTTTCATATGGCGCAGTCGGCCACTGCCGCGCGGCTCAGGGTATTGCTGCTGCTGCTCATCATTCCCTATTGGGTGAACGAGATCCTTCGCGCCTTCGCCTTCCGTGTGCTGCTATCCTCGGGTGGCATCATCAATCAGATGCTGATGGGCGTGGGTGCCGTGAACGAGCCGATCGATTTTCTCGGCGCCGATGTCGGGCTCTATATGGGCCTGAGCTACGCCTATCTGCTGATGATGATCTTTCCGCTCTACAACGCCATTGAGAGCCTGGACCGGAACCAGATCGAGGCGGCGCGGGATCTGGGCGCGCCCTGGTGGCACATTCATGCCTTCGTGGTCATGCCGCACGCCAAGCCGGGCATCGCATCGGGCTGCACGCTGGTGTTCATGCTCACGGCCGGCGCGCTCGCCGCGCCGCTGGTGCTTGGCGGGCCGCGCACGCTGTGGTTCACCCCCATCGTTTACGACCGCTTCTATCAGGCCTTCAACTGGCCCCAGGGGGCGGCGTATGCCTTCATCCTGCTCGTCAGCTGCATCGTCTTCGTGCTGGTCGTTCTGAAGGTGTTCAGGCTGAGCCTCGGGGAGATCACGCGATGA
- the proB gene encoding glutamate 5-kinase, protein MTRPAAPAPVETPAALPQLSSFRRIVVKVGSALLVDSARGALRHAWLAALAEDVASLHREGKQVLVVSSGAIALGRNILKLPRRPLKLEESQAAAAVGQIALSRAWSEALAHEGVNAGQILITLGDTEERRRYLNARSTIAKLLELKVVPVINENDTVATSEIRYGDNDRLAARVAGMTSADLLVLLSDIDGLYTAPPNDNPDAAFLPLVPRITAEIEAMAGGTGTELSRGGMKTKIEAGKIATTAGAHMVIASGKVKNPLRAVEQGTRCTWFLAPATPVASRKRWIAGALEPRGVLHLDAGAVAALRRGSSLLPAGVKRVEGVFERGDAVILRGPDGAEVGRGLVAYDHDHAERIKGKSSDEIVGITGFEGRSAMVHRDDLVLGG, encoded by the coding sequence ATGACCCGCCCCGCCGCGCCCGCTCCCGTTGAAACCCCGGCTGCGCTTCCGCAGCTTTCCTCCTTCCGCCGCATCGTGGTGAAGGTCGGCTCGGCGCTGCTGGTGGATTCCGCGCGCGGGGCGCTGCGCCATGCCTGGCTGGCGGCGCTGGCGGAGGATGTGGCCAGCCTGCACCGCGAGGGCAAACAGGTGCTCGTGGTCTCCTCCGGGGCCATCGCGCTGGGGCGCAACATTCTCAAGCTGCCGCGCCGCCCCCTGAAGCTGGAGGAAAGCCAGGCCGCCGCCGCCGTGGGGCAGATCGCGCTGTCGCGGGCGTGGTCGGAGGCGCTGGCCCATGAGGGCGTGAATGCCGGGCAGATTCTCATCACGCTGGGCGACACCGAGGAGCGGCGGCGCTATCTCAACGCCCGCTCCACCATCGCCAAGCTGCTGGAGCTGAAGGTCGTTCCCGTCATCAACGAGAACGACACCGTCGCCACCTCCGAGATCCGCTATGGCGACAATGACCGCCTCGCCGCGCGTGTGGCGGGCATGACCAGCGCCGACCTGCTGGTGCTGCTGTCCGACATTGACGGGCTCTACACCGCCCCGCCCAATGACAACCCGGATGCCGCGTTCCTGCCCCTTGTGCCGCGCATCACCGCCGAGATCGAGGCGATGGCGGGCGGCACCGGCACCGAGCTGTCACGCGGCGGCATGAAGACCAAGATCGAGGCCGGCAAGATCGCCACCACGGCCGGCGCGCACATGGTCATCGCCTCCGGCAAGGTGAAGAACCCGCTGCGCGCGGTGGAGCAGGGCACGCGCTGCACCTGGTTCCTCGCCCCCGCGACGCCCGTCGCCTCGCGCAAGCGCTGGATCGCCGGCGCGCTGGAGCCGCGCGGCGTGCTGCATCTCGACGCCGGCGCCGTCGCGGCGCTGCGCCGGGGTTCCTCGCTGCTGCCGGCGGGGGTGAAGCGCGTGGAAGGGGTGTTCGAGCGCGGCGACGCCGTCATCCTGCGCGGCCCCGACGGCGCCGAAGTGGGGCGTGGGCTGGTGGCCTACGACCACGACCACGCCGAGCGCATCAAGGGCAAGTCCTCCGACGAGATCGTCGGGATCACGGGGTTTGAAGGGCGCTCCGCGATGGTGCACCGGGATGATCTGGTGCTGGGTGGTTAG
- a CDS encoding nuclease, whose product MPPARKDGFVEAPVHDHPVRGACRGRFGVGGSTVRARLARFPGVLLGVVLFGLGATVSESARADAETCPSSFSDPVLVKEINGLGDIVLADGRTLRLAAVTVASREARDVAIFNAMLKREVAGRAIVFASVTDEPARYGRLAGLVRLAEDEGSMKPSLQERALSEGVAVGVPETGYLGCMERLLLAERPARVGRRGLWRRLPLDARDADAVRAQIGRFTIVAGRITGVGNGRAVDYLNFGRVWRQDTTLRLTGEARAKLEQTDVTTGTLAGQMVTARGVVFEAGGPAIDIRWVEQLQH is encoded by the coding sequence ATGCCCCCGGCGCGCAAGGATGGCTTCGTTGAAGCGCCGGTCCACGATCACCCGGTAAGGGGTGCCTGCCGGGGCAGGTTCGGTGTGGGTGGCTCAACGGTGCGCGCCCGGCTTGCCCGGTTTCCAGGAGTGTTGCTCGGCGTCGTCCTCTTCGGTCTCGGGGCGACGGTTTCGGAATCGGCGCGTGCCGATGCCGAAACCTGCCCTTCGAGCTTCAGCGATCCTGTCCTCGTGAAAGAGATCAATGGTCTTGGCGACATTGTGCTGGCCGATGGGCGTACCCTGCGACTGGCAGCTGTGACCGTGGCCTCCCGCGAGGCTCGCGACGTCGCGATCTTCAACGCCATGCTGAAACGTGAGGTTGCGGGGCGCGCGATCGTCTTCGCATCAGTGACTGACGAGCCGGCCCGGTATGGCCGGCTTGCCGGGCTCGTTCGCCTGGCGGAAGATGAAGGCTCGATGAAGCCCAGCCTTCAGGAGCGTGCGTTGAGCGAGGGAGTTGCGGTGGGCGTGCCGGAGACAGGCTATCTGGGCTGCATGGAGAGGCTTCTTCTCGCAGAGCGTCCCGCGCGCGTGGGCAGGCGCGGCCTGTGGCGCCGTCTTCCGCTTGATGCGCGCGACGCGGACGCCGTGCGTGCTCAGATCGGGCGTTTCACAATCGTGGCAGGGCGGATTACCGGGGTTGGAAACGGACGCGCTGTGGATTACCTCAATTTTGGCCGGGTTTGGCGTCAAGACACGACCTTGCGGCTGACGGGCGAGGCGCGTGCAAAGCTGGAGCAGACGGACGTAACCACCGGAACCCTTGCGGGACAGATGGTTACGGCGCGTGGTGTCGTGTTCGAGGCCGGCGGCCCGGCGATCGACATTCGCTGGGTTGAACAGCTGCAGCATTGA
- a CDS encoding ABC transporter ATP-binding protein codes for MAAAVELEGVNVTFGDFVAVREANLTIEPGEFFSFLGPSGCGKTTLLRTISGFIEPTRGTVRIGGKDMKGIGPNKRPTALIFQNLALFPMMTVAENIGYGLRVRGVPRHERDEKVKNLLIQVALSEHGHKQVSELSGGQKQRVAIARALAVEPSVLLLDEPLSALDLKLRQHMRAELRAIQKRVGITFIYITHDQGEALTMSDRIAVMNAGVIEQVGDGRSVYAEPRTPFVASFVGENNSIRGRVISAEDGMATLETPLGILKGRNPVGLPAGQEALLFVRPEAMKLNVGGLASGFDGETLDVAYEGSVTHVTLRVRTGQKVTATVAGGAGMPQSGQRLHIGFQPEDGLLLARPERTL; via the coding sequence ATGGCCGCAGCCGTCGAGCTAGAGGGCGTGAACGTCACCTTCGGGGATTTCGTCGCGGTACGTGAGGCGAATCTCACCATTGAGCCGGGCGAGTTCTTCTCCTTCCTGGGCCCTTCGGGCTGCGGCAAGACCACGTTGCTGCGGACCATATCCGGCTTCATCGAGCCGACGCGCGGTACCGTGCGCATCGGTGGGAAGGACATGAAGGGCATCGGTCCGAACAAGCGGCCGACGGCGCTCATCTTCCAGAACCTTGCCCTGTTCCCGATGATGACGGTGGCCGAAAATATCGGCTACGGCCTGCGCGTGCGCGGCGTGCCGCGACACGAGCGTGACGAAAAGGTGAAGAACCTGCTCATCCAGGTCGCGCTCTCCGAGCATGGCCACAAGCAGGTTTCCGAGCTTTCAGGTGGCCAGAAGCAGCGCGTCGCCATCGCCCGCGCCCTGGCGGTGGAGCCATCTGTCCTGTTGTTGGACGAACCGCTGTCAGCGCTCGACCTCAAGCTGCGCCAGCACATGCGTGCGGAGCTTCGCGCCATTCAAAAGCGGGTGGGCATCACCTTCATCTACATTACGCACGACCAGGGCGAAGCTCTGACGATGTCGGATCGCATAGCGGTGATGAATGCCGGCGTTATCGAGCAGGTCGGCGACGGGCGCTCGGTTTATGCCGAACCGCGCACGCCGTTCGTGGCCTCCTTCGTGGGCGAGAACAACTCTATTCGTGGCCGCGTCATTTCGGCCGAGGACGGCATGGCGACGTTGGAGACGCCGCTCGGCATTCTGAAGGGACGCAACCCGGTTGGATTGCCCGCCGGTCAGGAAGCACTTCTCTTCGTGCGGCCTGAGGCGATGAAGCTCAATGTCGGTGGCTTGGCCTCCGGCTTTGATGGCGAGACGCTGGACGTCGCTTATGAGGGCAGCGTTACCCATGTGACCCTGCGCGTGCGGACAGGTCAGAAAGTGACAGCGACGGTTGCAGGTGGGGCGGGCATGCCACAATCAGGGCAACGCCTGCACATCGGCTTCCAACCCGAGGACGGGCTGCTGCTCGCCAGACCGGAGCGCACCTTATGA
- a CDS encoding extracellular solute-binding protein, whose translation MTKKPDATNPSIETLLAARSFTRRVLFKGALAAGTMAAAGPYLVRNAFSSSGELNILNWSDELPDPVLPEFTKKTGIKVNSTPFSQNEEQINKLQATEGEGFDLCAPTRDRAPQFKELGVLAPFDTSKLKLDNVLPAMLEGSTSVWTWDGKLYHVPHCWGSEAIAWRTDLATLKYEDLSYGTLWAPEFKGKMQGRPHSLLLGIGLWWDKTGKLPSNRMLDAFKDEETMKKIYDPILEFAVANKGQVKQFWDSADNTKSGFMENGCVIGQTWDGPALSLKKDGKPVTYMAPQEGAIAWIDGWAMTKAAQNVEQAYEFINFLHTPEVAAMVANGSGYNPVVKGAGAFLSEVAKKNFAEAYPGNALDNLWNRPPEPSWYAELRTQYAEKFKAA comes from the coding sequence GTGACGAAGAAGCCTGACGCGACCAACCCGTCGATCGAAACGCTGCTCGCTGCGCGCAGCTTCACCCGCCGCGTCCTGTTCAAAGGCGCCCTCGCCGCCGGCACAATGGCCGCCGCCGGCCCCTATCTGGTGCGCAACGCGTTCTCATCGTCCGGTGAGCTGAACATCCTAAACTGGTCCGACGAACTTCCGGACCCGGTGCTGCCCGAATTCACCAAGAAGACCGGCATCAAGGTGAATTCCACCCCGTTCTCGCAGAACGAGGAGCAGATCAACAAACTGCAGGCGACCGAAGGCGAAGGTTTCGATCTGTGCGCGCCCACCCGCGACCGGGCGCCCCAGTTCAAGGAACTCGGCGTACTCGCGCCCTTCGACACCTCGAAGCTGAAGCTCGACAATGTTCTGCCGGCGATGCTTGAAGGTTCGACCAGCGTGTGGACCTGGGATGGCAAGCTTTACCATGTGCCCCATTGCTGGGGTTCGGAAGCGATCGCCTGGCGCACCGATCTTGCGACGCTGAAGTATGAGGACCTCAGCTACGGCACGCTCTGGGCGCCGGAGTTCAAGGGCAAGATGCAGGGCCGCCCGCACTCGCTGCTGCTCGGTATCGGCCTGTGGTGGGACAAGACCGGCAAGCTCCCGTCCAACCGCATGCTCGATGCGTTCAAGGACGAGGAGACGATGAAGAAGATCTACGATCCGATCCTTGAGTTTGCTGTCGCCAACAAGGGTCAGGTCAAGCAGTTCTGGGATTCGGCGGACAACACCAAGTCCGGTTTCATGGAAAATGGCTGCGTGATTGGCCAGACCTGGGACGGGCCGGCACTGTCGCTTAAAAAGGATGGCAAGCCGGTCACCTACATGGCTCCGCAGGAAGGCGCGATCGCTTGGATCGACGGCTGGGCGATGACCAAGGCCGCGCAGAATGTCGAGCAGGCCTACGAGTTCATCAACTTCCTGCATACGCCGGAAGTCGCCGCGATGGTGGCCAACGGCTCGGGTTACAACCCGGTAGTGAAGGGCGCGGGTGCCTTCCTCTCGGAAGTCGCCAAGAAGAACTTCGCCGAAGCTTATCCCGGTAACGCGCTCGACAATCTTTGGAACCGTCCGCCGGAGCCGTCATGGTACGCCGAGCTTCGCACCCAGTATGCCGAGAAGTTCAAGGCAGCCTGA
- a CDS encoding RNA polymerase factor sigma-32, translating to MNQMGSIHDPLLRAAGKAPLLEREQEYDLARRWSEQGDQKALHSLIHSHMRLAISIAKRFRNYGLPMSDLVQEGHIGLMEAAARFQTARDVRFSTYSTWWIRASIQDYVLRNWSIVRGGTSSGQKALFFNLRRIRAKLDSANGGASAIPREEMHRSIGQSLGVSPVEVARMDARLNVPDLSLNAPMSANEDEGAERIDQLIAPGPLPDEQASSHIDGERRRRWLEDALRALNEREMRIIAARRLAEEGETLEVLGARLGISKERVRQIESRAIEKLRIALTQGPDVPRGAFGAA from the coding sequence ATGAACCAGATGGGCAGCATACACGATCCCCTCCTGCGTGCGGCTGGAAAGGCCCCACTGCTTGAAAGGGAGCAAGAATACGATCTCGCCCGGCGCTGGTCCGAGCAGGGCGACCAGAAGGCATTGCACAGCCTCATCCATTCTCACATGCGCCTCGCGATTTCCATTGCCAAGCGGTTCCGAAATTACGGGCTGCCGATGTCGGACCTTGTGCAGGAAGGCCATATCGGCCTGATGGAAGCGGCGGCCCGCTTCCAGACGGCGCGGGACGTGCGCTTCTCCACCTACTCGACATGGTGGATCCGAGCCTCGATCCAGGATTACGTGCTGCGCAACTGGTCCATCGTTCGCGGCGGCACCTCCTCCGGGCAGAAGGCGCTTTTCTTCAACCTGCGCCGCATCCGCGCCAAGCTCGACAGTGCCAATGGCGGAGCCAGTGCGATCCCGCGCGAAGAGATGCATCGCTCGATCGGGCAAAGTCTGGGGGTGAGCCCTGTCGAGGTCGCCCGCATGGACGCCCGGCTCAATGTTCCCGACCTCTCGCTGAACGCGCCAATGTCGGCGAACGAGGACGAAGGCGCGGAGCGCATTGATCAGCTCATAGCGCCCGGCCCGCTGCCTGACGAACAGGCCTCGTCGCATATCGACGGCGAACGCCGCCGGCGTTGGCTCGAAGATGCCCTGCGAGCGCTGAACGAGCGGGAGATGCGCATCATCGCCGCGCGCCGCCTAGCCGAGGAAGGCGAGACGCTCGAGGTTCTCGGCGCACGGCTCGGCATTTCCAAGGAACGGGTGCGCCAGATCGAGAGCCGGGCCATTGAGAAGTTGCGCATAGCCCTGACGCAGGGTCCGGACGTTCCGCGGGGCGCCTTCGGGGCGGCCTAG